Below is a window of Vicinamibacterales bacterium DNA.
GCAAACCGCGGCGTGGTCAGCACCGGGATGTACCGCGTCGTCCGCCACCCGATCTATCTCGGCTACCTGATCACCCACCTGGGTTTCATCATCGCGAACCCCGCGGGCTGGAACCTCTCCGTGCTGGTGGTCGCCGACGTGGCGTTGATGCTCCGCGCCATGTGCGAAGAGAAGACGCTGGCGCTCGATCCCGAGTATCGCGCCTACATGGATCGGGTGCGCTGGCGGATCGTCCCGGGCGTGTTCTAATCCCCCTTCTCCAATCGCAGCATCGCCACCGTCGCCCCGAGATGTGATTCGGGCGCGTCGTGGAACGCCGCCACCATCGGATGGCGCTCCAGCACCGATTGCACGATCCCGCGCTGGATGCCGGCGCCGCGGCCGTGAACGAGACGGACCTCGCGCAAGCCGGCCTCGTGCGCGGCCCGGATGTATTCCTCGACCACCGAGGGGATATCCCTGGGGTGGAACGCGTGCAGATCGAGGCTGCTCTCGATCGGGATTCGATGGACGCCCACGCCGAGATCTCCGGCCGTCAGGCGGGAGATCCCCCCTTCTCGTAGGTCGCGGTGACCGAGGTCGAAATCCCGCCGCGCGCGGTGAAGTCGCCGACGACCGTCATCTTCCGGGGGGCGCAGGCGGCGACCAGATCGTCGAGGATCTGGTTGGTGACCGCCTCGTAGAAGATGCCCTTGCTGCGGAACTCCAGCAGGTAGTACTTCAATGCTTTCAACTCGATGCAGAGACGGTCGGGGGTATACGCGATCCGGATCTCGCCGAAATCGGGCAGGCCGGTCTTGGGACACACCGAGGTGAATTCGGGACAGCGGATGGAAATCTCGTAGTCGCGGCCGGGCTGCGGGTTGGGGAACGTCTCCA
It encodes the following:
- a CDS encoding Smr/MutS family protein → MGVHRIPIESSLDLHAFHPRDIPSVVEEYIRAAHEAGLREVRLVHGRGAGIQRGIVQSVLERHPMVAAFHDAPESHLGATVAMLRLEKGD
- the queF gene encoding preQ(1) synthase — protein: MSLETFPNPQPGRDYEISIRCPEFTSVCPKTGLPDFGEIRIAYTPDRLCIELKALKYYLLEFRSKGIFYEAVTNQILDDLVAACAPRKMTVVGDFTARGGISTSVTATYEKGGSPA